From the Winogradskyella forsetii genome, the window CATTACTTGGGATTCCTTTGGTGATTTTTAGCCAAGAGTTTAGTGTAAAAAAAAGGGAATATATAGTTAAATGGTTTAGTGTTTCAGTTATTTGCTGTGCCATTTTTGCGTTGATTAAAGCTGGATATTTTACTTATATGAATTTTGGCAATTATTTTTATAACCAAAACTTAGCAGCTTTATTAAATATTCACACCACTTATTATTCATTGTTTTGTGCCGTAGTCATACTTTATTTTTTGTATCAAATATTGTTTAAAAAAAATAAGTTGAACAATTGGCTTGCCATTTTTTTTCTTTTAATTTTCATGTATTTATTGAGCTCACGTATGGGGCTTTTTGCTCTAGGATTAGGAAACTTACCAATCTTATACCGTAAATATGGTTCAAAATCATTGCTTGCTATACCAATCATTGCCACAGTAGTTCTAGGGGTTTTATTTTCGCCAAATTTTCAGAAAAGAGAGATTGGGCGAAGTGAATTTGGTACATATACTCCAGATTTAGGTACCCGACTTTTGCATTGGAAGGCTGTAGTAAAATCCGTAAATGATGACAATATTATTATAGGAAACGGCAGCGGAACAGATAAAAAGCACGTCTATGAATCTTATAAAAAATACAATTTCATGGAGGGCTATGAGCATGAGTACAATGCACACAACCAATTCTTAGAGTATTATATCTATTTTGGTTTGATGTCGGTTTTAGTTTGGATTTTCTGTTTTTGGGTTTGGATTAAAAAAATATATAGTGAGTATTATTCATATTTGCTTTCAGTACTTATAATAATAATCTGCTTTATGCTAACGGAATCTATTTTGGAAAGGCAACATGGAATCGTTGTTTTTGCTTTAATGTTATCCTTAGCCTTTAGTAAGGAAACTAAAAAGAAATCCATCAATAATTCTAAATGGAATTAAATGAAAAAAGAACTAGTTTTAATAGTGCTTTCAGAATTCTAATTTAGCTATTTCTTAATAACTTGTAGATTGAACTTAATGTCTTCGCTATAGATATTTATAAAATACAAACCTGGTGAGAATAATTGAAAATCGATTTTTTTAAATTGATTTGTAATCGTTTTAATTTTTTTCCCTAGAACTGAAAATATCTCAATTTTTTTCAGATCAACATTATTGATGTTTTCAATGGTTAAAAAGTCTTTTACAGGGTTTGGATAAATGGAAAAGTTAGACCTAATATTAACCTCATTAACGGAAAGTGATGAGCATTCAGTTTGACCTTCAATTTCTATGAAAGTTGAGGCTGAATCAATATTCGTCCAATTTTGGGTACTATATGCGCAGTCATCAACTAAAATAAATTCTAAGTTTGGACTGTTAAAAATATCAAAGAAATCTATATTTGTATTATTACCACTTCTTATGTCTAGTGATTCTATGAATGGATTTGTTTCTGTTAAACCGAATTCATCTATGTTTGGGTTATTAGACAAGTCTAATTCTGTAAATTGATTTCCTCCAGCAACTAGAAAAATTAAATTTTGGTTTGCACTAACATCCAACGATGTAAGATTGTTAGAAGTACAAGCAAAGGAAATGAGATTAGTATGTTGACCCAAATCTATTTCTGTTAATTGGTTATATTGGCAAATAAAGGATGTAAGATTAACATTAGGGTGAAAAGTAATACTCGAGAACCCATTTCCGTCACACAATAAGTTTGTTAAGCTAGCAAAGTCTTCTAGGCCTGTAAGATCAGTTATCGATTTATTCTGAATACTTAATTGGGTAATGCCAACAATATTCTGAGTGAGAACTTCGTCATCTAAAATATCGTCATACCCTAAATCAATTAGTGCTTGTTCAAAATTATCATCAGGGACAAAGGTAGTTTGTGCATTTATCATTGAAAGTGCGGATAATAGAATAAGATATAAAGTGAATTGTTTCATAGATTTATCTAGCTTTACTATTTTATAAATAAAAAATTCAGTAAAATCACTGCTATTCCTTGGCTTAATAAATGCAATGTAATAGGTTTGCTGATTTTATGAAAGAAAATAGCCATAAACTTAAAATTTATATATTTCCGACCATCTAAAATTCAAAATATTTAATAACATTATTGTAGATTACAAAAAATTGGGTTTTGTTCACTATGTCAGAGACTAAAATTGATAAATTCTTAATCGACTTCGATAAAAAAAGCTTAGAAGGTTATTCTGTTTATGACGCTTTTAATTCTACTTTTTTAAAACAAATAGGTAAATTAGAGATTAAATTAATTAATGTCATTATCACTCAGGCTTTTAAGCGTATTCCATTTAATATAAGGGGGCTTTTTGGAGTTAAAAAATCAATAAACCCAAAAGCGTTGGGATTAATACTTAAAGCTAAATTGAAATTTTCTAAAACTGAAGCTGAAGTAATTTCACTATATCAACTAATTCTATCGCAAAAGAACAAAGAATTTAAAAACTTAAGTTGGGGCTATAATTGGGATTATTATACGCTACGAGGAGGTACTTTTCCTAAGGGATTTCCAAATGCTATTGTAACCTATTTTATTGGAGACGCATTAATAGATTATTATAAAAAGTATCCTTCAGAAGAGTTAAAAGTTAATTTACTATCCATAAGAGACTATTTCTTAGAAGACATTAATCAGACGGAACGTCTAGGTGGTATTTGCTTTAGCTATTCTTCAGTAGATAATAAAGAAATATACAATGCGTCTGCATTAATATCAAGATACTTATATCGCTTGGACAAGATTTTTACGACTAATGATAGAGCAATAATAATAAAAAGCACTAATTATTTAAAAAACGTTCAAAACGATGATGGAAGTTGGTATTATGGAAATGCCGTCAATCAAAGATGGGTAGATTCATTTCATACGGAATA encodes:
- a CDS encoding O-antigen ligase family protein, whose amino-acid sequence is MTKNKWEYLQNLALLLVVITLPMPKFNLNSQAIILLVAVWLFSGNYSNKLVNLKQKKYQFFSISIWFFMFVIGLIYSDNLNIGLKNIIKNLPLLGIPLVIFSQEFSVKKREYIVKWFSVSVICCAIFALIKAGYFTYMNFGNYFYNQNLAALLNIHTTYYSLFCAVVILYFLYQILFKKNKLNNWLAIFFLLIFMYLLSSRMGLFALGLGNLPILYRKYGSKSLLAIPIIATVVLGVLFSPNFQKREIGRSEFGTYTPDLGTRLLHWKAVVKSVNDDNIIIGNGSGTDKKHVYESYKKYNFMEGYEHEYNAHNQFLEYYIYFGLMSVLVWIFCFWVWIKKIYSEYYSYLLSVLIIIICFMLTESILERQHGIVVFALMLSLAFSKETKKKSINNSKWN
- a CDS encoding T9SS type A sorting domain-containing protein is translated as MKQFTLYLILLSALSMINAQTTFVPDDNFEQALIDLGYDDILDDEVLTQNIVGITQLSIQNKSITDLTGLEDFASLTNLLCDGNGFSSITFHPNVNLTSFICQYNQLTEIDLGQHTNLISFACTSNNLTSLDVSANQNLIFLVAGGNQFTELDLSNNPNIDEFGLTETNPFIESLDIRSGNNTNIDFFDIFNSPNLEFILVDDCAYSTQNWTNIDSASTFIEIEGQTECSSLSVNEVNIRSNFSIYPNPVKDFLTIENINNVDLKKIEIFSVLGKKIKTITNQFKKIDFQLFSPGLYFINIYSEDIKFNLQVIKK
- a CDS encoding prenyltransferase/squalene oxidase repeat-containing protein; the encoded protein is MSETKIDKFLIDFDKKSLEGYSVYDAFNSTFLKQIGKLEIKLINVIITQAFKRIPFNIRGLFGVKKSINPKALGLILKAKLKFSKTEAEVISLYQLILSQKNKEFKNLSWGYNWDYYTLRGGTFPKGFPNAIVTYFIGDALIDYYKKYPSEELKVNLLSIRDYFLEDINQTERLGGICFSYSSVDNKEIYNASALISRYLYRLDKIFTTNDRAIIIKSTNYLKNVQNDDGSWYYGNAVNQRWVDSFHTEYLLEFFECLDNAFIEEMDLTKLLSSAQDYYLKEFYFDKVCNYYPKKKYPINVHSIASRIIYLSKHKKLNEAKEIIDWSFNYLYNTKNHSFYFEKNKYYTNRNLYHRWNQSWMYLALSSYKNVSIDED